In a single window of the Campylobacter fetus subsp. testudinum 03-427 genome:
- the pseH gene encoding UDP-4-amino-4,6-dideoxy-beta-L-AltNAc o-acetyltransferase (Pfam match to PF13302.2 Acetyltransf_3): MIWAKNFINLNNDEILAVFKARTDPQTTTFCIRNDFNFDEHLSFVRSLKLKNDKAYFMIYDDENFVGVVSFIDINLNQAEFGLYKTPNTKSMGKILMNQMVKLAYSLNLKTIKAKVLKHNLKAINLYKEFGFEIYCEDKEIFYIKRIID, from the coding sequence ATGATATGGGCTAAAAACTTTATAAATTTAAATAATGATGAAATTTTAGCTGTTTTCAAAGCTCGTACAGATCCTCAAACTACTACTTTTTGTATAAGAAATGATTTTAATTTTGATGAACACCTAAGTTTTGTACGTTCTTTGAAGCTTAAAAATGATAAAGCGTATTTTATGATATACGATGATGAAAACTTTGTGGGTGTAGTGTCGTTTATCGATATAAACTTGAATCAAGCAGAGTTTGGACTATACAAAACCCCTAATACGAAAAGTATGGGAAAAATTCTAATGAATCAGATGGTAAAACTAGCTTATTCTTTAAATTTAAAAACTATAAAAGCTAAAGTTTTGAAGCATAATCTTAAAGCGATAAATTTATATAAAGAGTTTGGTTTTGAAATTTACTGCGAAGATAAAGAGATATTTTACATAAAGCGCATTATAGATTAA